In Desulfomonile tiedjei DSM 6799, a genomic segment contains:
- a CDS encoding AAA family ATPase, with amino-acid sequence MTTISGYSILETIHAASKSLVYRARTEGNGQPVILKLLNKSHPNYDEITKFRREYQITLSLRDLNGTIDLYDFREHQNTLIMVLEDFGGCSLDRIITARALGLREFLNVSIMIAGSLAEIHDAKVMHKDINPSNIVYNQSTGVLKIIDFGIATKLSLENPDIMNPEVIEGTLPYLSPEQTSRMNRTLDYRTDFYSLGVTLYELLTGMLPHSASDASEMVHCHIAKHPVAPHLCHPEIPEPVSEIVMKLLAKNAEDRYESAIGIKADLEECLWQLDAHGAIPTFILGHKDVPQLFRIPEKLYGRGKQIQALMDSFDRVAGGASEITLVSGQAGIGKTSLVKEIYRPITLRRGYFVSGKFDQFGRNIPYSAFVDAFRDLVRQLLTENETLLREWRTAILERVRTNGRVITEVIPELELIIGPQPPVQEVDPLASRNRFDLTFRSFLGAFCSADHPLVVFLDDLQWADSASLTFLESMMSDSDTAYILVLGAYRNNEVDEAHPLVLTLDRLKGHGAVVGELSLGPLNLDDLTDIICDTVHAEPRAMAPLAELLEQKTGGNPFFVSTFLKALHAEGALTFDPKTCTWSCDLTRAYALGISENVADLLARNIGKLRRSTLRALQIAACMGDYFELDLLTTVSEDPPALVMESLQEAVSKGILLPMGEGHKTLELGLTEENESVRIHYRFAHDQIRKSVYSLIPVAEAPKIHRQIGRTLLQIHPDAAYNPKVFEVVTQLHAGMSDIQSHAERLELARLSLQAGKRAKLSAAYEPALRYLQEGIRLLGESCWNEDYDLMLSLYIEGAENAYLCADLEEMEALAAEALKHATGLLDKVGVHEVKIQGRIAEKKWLEAIRMALEVLELLGQGFPSKPGPLHVLYGFLKTRLAISGREIEEFSLLPEMTDQTTLAVMRILFCVAQATYYAMPRLLPLLVFRGVQLTLKYGNAPESSFWWALYGAIFCGKVGDLATGTRFGKLALTTAEGSKAPHAKSRATYVVNALIRHWTEHIKVYFGEFEENCRTATEAGDLQSAALSAFYYCMFSFITGVELTEQERQASKIINRLSKLGQEAALTFTGCCWQVILNLLGHNEDPCNLVGPAYDETRMLPIHEESKDITAIHMVHYWKLYLNYSFQNYRKAFEHAAIAEKSVEGAFSNPRMVLFVFHSTLAGLAIFSELSKRDRRKVLKRTRVNLKRMKRWADYVPENHLHKWWLMQAELYRVLGKEHQATNSYDRAAALARENGYIHEAALAYEIGARFHFSMGRREIAKGYLTEARYCYQRWGALAKVKDLNERYPDLLLPLPVSSTSAQDSSAFTRHTTTSSDAEELDLAAVIKSAQAISGEIVLGNLLNRVLLIAIESAGAQKGMLILKTANGLSIEGEAYAEETDIRVLQSTPVQDSNELSRAIINFVARTGETVVLNDATREGAFSNDPYVVSNSIKSVLCSPLIHQGKITGIAYFENNSIAGAFSQGRVELVKLLCSQAAISLENALLYDVLEQRVAERTTELLSANQSLHQAKAEAESAAQTKAVFLANMSHEIRTPLNGVLGMIDLMLDSDLTAEQHGRATIAHSAAHALLALLNDILDFSKIEAGKLELEETDFAVRPLLHSVESLLEVRAREKMLNLRARVAQDVPIALRGDPNRLRQILLNLGNNAVKFTDHGEISIQVDVQEEMSHQVFLHFAVSDTGIGLPPDKLDSIFNRFTQADLSTARKYGGSGLGLAICAQLVEAMGGDIWTDSQVGKGSTFHFTVRFRRAECTEGIAPEVAEKQMIKVDLSGMKVLLAEDNVFNQAVAMEVLRKQGCEVTLASNGKEAVQAFDSQPFDVILMDVQMPEMDGFEATRIIRSRETSGRIPIIAQTAHAFKEDRDRCKRAGMDEHIPKPLRIPQLLTVLEHFYNSHGPGAPSGSQATSDSLSPNVVSGSSLRMTPSEDHGYEIEGFDERELLERLCGDEELCKEILELFCEQIPVTLAELRAALIAEDWGRLAHVAHTLKGASANISARSLSDVAAEMERTARSPQPAKLQGLLSLIELGLSAVKQSYGRYGWRESE; translated from the coding sequence ATGACCACTATTTCCGGCTACAGCATTTTGGAAACCATCCACGCCGCATCAAAATCCCTGGTATATCGTGCTCGAACAGAGGGTAACGGCCAACCGGTCATATTGAAATTACTCAACAAATCCCACCCTAATTACGACGAGATCACCAAATTCAGGCGAGAATACCAGATTACCCTGAGCCTTCGGGACCTTAATGGAACCATCGACCTCTACGACTTTCGGGAACACCAGAATACCTTGATCATGGTCCTTGAGGATTTTGGCGGATGCTCTCTCGACAGAATCATCACAGCAAGGGCTCTAGGGTTGAGAGAATTTCTGAACGTGTCAATCATGATTGCAGGCTCTTTGGCGGAGATCCATGATGCCAAGGTGATGCACAAAGACATTAACCCGTCGAATATTGTATACAATCAGTCGACGGGCGTATTAAAGATTATCGATTTCGGAATCGCGACAAAGCTTTCTTTGGAGAACCCGGACATCATGAACCCGGAGGTGATCGAGGGCACTCTACCCTACCTCTCACCCGAACAGACCAGCAGGATGAATCGAACTCTGGATTACCGAACGGATTTCTACTCACTGGGGGTGACCCTCTACGAATTGCTGACAGGCATGCTCCCACATAGCGCCAGTGACGCGTCAGAAATGGTGCATTGTCACATTGCCAAGCATCCTGTCGCTCCACATCTCTGCCACCCTGAGATACCGGAACCTGTCTCCGAAATCGTCATGAAACTCCTGGCGAAAAACGCTGAAGACCGGTACGAAAGCGCAATCGGAATCAAGGCGGATCTGGAGGAATGCCTCTGGCAACTGGATGCACACGGAGCGATCCCCACGTTTATCCTCGGGCACAAGGATGTTCCGCAATTATTCAGAATCCCTGAGAAGCTTTACGGTCGTGGGAAACAAATCCAAGCCCTCATGGACTCGTTCGACCGAGTAGCTGGAGGAGCAAGCGAAATCACCCTTGTCTCGGGTCAGGCGGGAATAGGGAAGACCTCGTTGGTGAAAGAAATCTATAGGCCCATCACCCTCCGACGAGGCTATTTTGTTTCGGGAAAATTCGATCAGTTCGGACGCAACATTCCTTACAGCGCTTTCGTTGACGCTTTTCGCGATCTCGTGAGGCAGCTACTCACAGAAAACGAGACCCTGCTACGAGAATGGCGCACGGCGATCCTTGAAAGGGTCCGCACCAACGGCAGGGTAATTACAGAAGTGATTCCTGAACTGGAGCTCATCATAGGCCCTCAGCCTCCGGTGCAGGAAGTTGATCCCTTAGCGTCCAGGAATCGCTTTGATCTGACGTTTCGAAGTTTCCTGGGGGCTTTCTGCAGCGCCGATCATCCGCTGGTTGTGTTTCTTGATGATCTGCAGTGGGCGGATTCGGCTTCTCTCACGTTTCTCGAATCCATGATGAGTGATTCGGACACAGCCTACATCTTGGTCTTAGGAGCGTATAGAAACAACGAAGTCGACGAGGCCCATCCACTCGTGCTGACCCTGGATCGATTAAAGGGCCACGGGGCCGTCGTGGGTGAGCTTTCTTTAGGGCCGCTTAATCTTGATGACCTCACGGATATCATTTGCGACACCGTTCACGCAGAGCCCAGGGCAATGGCGCCTCTCGCCGAGCTGCTGGAACAGAAAACAGGAGGTAATCCTTTTTTTGTCAGCACCTTTTTGAAGGCTCTCCATGCCGAGGGAGCCCTTACCTTCGACCCCAAGACCTGTACGTGGTCGTGCGACCTGACAAGGGCCTACGCACTGGGGATCAGCGAGAACGTCGCAGATCTATTGGCTCGAAACATCGGCAAATTGAGGCGTTCAACACTCCGGGCGCTGCAGATAGCCGCGTGCATGGGCGACTATTTCGAGCTGGATTTGCTTACCACTGTTTCAGAAGATCCACCGGCGCTCGTGATGGAGTCACTTCAGGAAGCCGTTTCAAAAGGCATACTCTTGCCGATGGGGGAGGGTCACAAAACGCTGGAGCTAGGCTTGACCGAAGAGAACGAAAGCGTCCGCATACATTACAGATTTGCTCACGACCAGATCAGGAAATCGGTGTATTCCTTGATCCCCGTGGCGGAAGCTCCGAAGATCCATCGGCAAATCGGTCGAACCTTGCTCCAAATCCACCCCGATGCGGCGTACAACCCCAAGGTCTTCGAAGTAGTAACCCAGCTTCACGCTGGAATGTCCGATATTCAGAGCCACGCTGAAAGACTGGAACTAGCTCGTCTCAGCCTTCAGGCCGGGAAGAGGGCCAAGTTGTCCGCTGCCTATGAGCCTGCACTTAGGTACCTTCAGGAGGGGATCAGGTTGCTCGGAGAGAGCTGTTGGAACGAGGACTATGACCTGATGCTGTCACTGTATATCGAAGGAGCAGAAAATGCTTATTTATGCGCGGACCTTGAAGAAATGGAGGCGCTGGCTGCCGAAGCTCTCAAGCATGCCACGGGCCTACTCGATAAGGTTGGAGTCCATGAGGTCAAAATCCAAGGGCGCATTGCTGAAAAGAAGTGGCTGGAAGCCATTAGGATGGCACTTGAGGTCCTGGAACTGTTGGGTCAGGGTTTTCCTAGTAAACCCGGGCCGCTCCACGTGCTTTACGGATTCCTGAAAACCAGACTGGCCATATCCGGCAGAGAAATCGAAGAATTCTCGCTCCTTCCCGAAATGACTGATCAAACAACATTGGCTGTTATGCGTATTCTGTTTTGTGTGGCGCAAGCGACATACTATGCAATGCCCCGCTTATTACCCCTTCTGGTTTTCAGAGGTGTCCAGCTTACCTTGAAGTACGGCAATGCACCCGAGTCTTCGTTTTGGTGGGCCCTTTACGGAGCCATATTCTGCGGCAAGGTAGGGGATTTGGCTACGGGGACTCGGTTCGGAAAACTGGCCTTGACGACGGCTGAAGGGTCAAAGGCCCCCCATGCCAAATCCAGGGCAACGTATGTAGTTAATGCCCTTATCAGACATTGGACCGAGCATATCAAGGTGTATTTCGGTGAATTTGAAGAGAACTGCCGTACTGCTACAGAGGCGGGGGATTTGCAGTCTGCGGCTCTCTCGGCATTCTACTATTGCATGTTCTCGTTCATAACCGGTGTGGAACTGACCGAGCAGGAACGTCAAGCGTCCAAAATCATTAACAGACTCAGCAAGCTTGGGCAAGAAGCAGCGTTGACCTTTACCGGATGTTGCTGGCAAGTCATTCTCAATCTTCTCGGGCACAATGAGGACCCCTGTAATTTGGTAGGACCGGCATACGACGAAACGCGCATGCTGCCGATTCATGAAGAATCCAAAGATATAACTGCTATCCATATGGTGCATTACTGGAAGCTCTATCTCAACTACTCTTTTCAAAATTATCGTAAGGCTTTCGAACACGCCGCAATCGCTGAGAAGTCAGTTGAAGGGGCTTTCTCCAATCCCAGAATGGTGCTTTTCGTCTTCCATTCCACATTGGCCGGTCTTGCCATATTCTCGGAGTTGTCCAAGAGGGACAGAAGGAAGGTTCTCAAACGGACAAGGGTCAACTTGAAGAGAATGAAGCGGTGGGCCGATTACGTCCCGGAAAACCACTTGCACAAATGGTGGCTTATGCAGGCCGAACTTTACCGGGTGCTGGGTAAGGAGCATCAGGCAACAAACTCCTATGATCGGGCTGCGGCACTAGCCCGGGAAAACGGGTACATCCATGAGGCAGCTCTTGCTTACGAAATAGGAGCACGGTTCCATTTCTCCATGGGTCGTAGAGAAATCGCCAAGGGATATTTGACCGAAGCGCGGTACTGCTACCAAAGGTGGGGAGCCCTGGCAAAAGTCAAAGATTTGAACGAACGGTACCCGGACTTGCTGCTGCCATTACCGGTCTCATCGACTTCAGCCCAGGACTCTAGCGCATTCACACGGCACACCACCACCTCCAGTGATGCTGAGGAACTCGACTTGGCGGCAGTGATCAAGTCGGCTCAGGCCATCTCAGGTGAGATCGTACTCGGAAATCTCCTGAATAGGGTGCTGCTCATCGCAATTGAAAGTGCGGGCGCACAGAAAGGCATGTTGATCTTAAAGACGGCCAATGGCTTGAGTATAGAAGGTGAAGCATACGCGGAAGAAACTGATATTAGAGTACTACAGTCTACACCGGTGCAAGATAGCAACGAACTTTCACGAGCAATCATAAACTTTGTGGCACGAACCGGAGAGACGGTTGTTCTGAACGACGCGACACGGGAAGGCGCCTTTAGCAATGACCCGTACGTTGTGAGCAACAGCATCAAATCCGTCCTGTGTTCTCCGTTGATTCACCAGGGAAAGATCACGGGAATCGCCTACTTCGAGAATAACTCAATCGCAGGGGCTTTTTCGCAGGGACGGGTGGAACTCGTGAAACTCCTGTGTTCTCAGGCAGCCATCTCGCTGGAAAATGCCCTCCTGTATGATGTATTGGAACAAAGAGTCGCGGAACGCACCACAGAGCTTCTCTCAGCCAACCAAAGCCTCCACCAGGCCAAAGCAGAAGCTGAATCCGCGGCCCAAACTAAAGCAGTATTCCTTGCCAATATGAGCCACGAAATCCGAACCCCCCTCAACGGTGTCCTGGGTATGATCGATCTTATGCTCGACTCGGATCTGACGGCGGAGCAGCATGGGCGCGCTACGATCGCCCACTCCGCTGCACATGCCTTGCTCGCCCTACTCAACGACATCCTAGATTTTTCCAAGATCGAAGCTGGCAAATTGGAACTGGAAGAAACTGATTTCGCCGTGAGGCCGCTCTTGCATAGTGTAGAATCTCTCTTAGAAGTACGGGCAAGGGAAAAAATGTTGAATTTGAGAGCTCGGGTGGCCCAAGATGTCCCGATCGCTTTGCGCGGCGATCCCAATCGACTACGGCAAATACTGCTCAACTTAGGTAACAACGCCGTCAAGTTCACTGATCATGGAGAGATATCAATCCAGGTGGACGTACAGGAAGAGATGAGTCATCAAGTGTTCCTTCATTTTGCAGTGTCGGACACCGGCATCGGCCTCCCTCCGGACAAGTTGGACTCAATCTTCAATCGCTTCACGCAAGCCGATTTGTCTACAGCCAGGAAGTACGGGGGCTCGGGGCTGGGATTGGCAATTTGTGCTCAGCTAGTGGAAGCGATGGGAGGGGACATTTGGACAGATAGCCAAGTGGGGAAAGGGAGTACCTTTCATTTCACGGTTAGGTTCAGACGGGCCGAATGCACTGAGGGAATTGCTCCGGAAGTTGCCGAAAAGCAAATGATTAAGGTTGATCTTTCCGGCATGAAAGTGCTCTTGGCTGAGGACAATGTTTTCAATCAAGCAGTGGCAATGGAGGTCTTGAGGAAGCAGGGGTGCGAAGTAACGCTTGCATCCAACGGAAAAGAGGCGGTTCAAGCCTTCGACTCCCAACCTTTTGACGTGATCCTGATGGATGTGCAAATGCCCGAGATGGACGGATTTGAAGCAACGCGTATAATTCGATCCAGGGAGACATCCGGTAGAATTCCTATCATAGCTCAGACGGCTCATGCCTTCAAAGAAGATAGAGACCGATGTAAGAGAGCCGGCATGGACGAACATATACCAAAACCTCTAAGAATCCCTCAGTTGCTGACAGTGCTGGAACACTTTTACAATTCTCATGGGCCTGGGGCGCCTTCTGGGAGCCAGGCGACCTCAGACTCGCTGTCCCCGAACGTCGTGTCGGGTTCAAGCCTTCGAATGACACCATCGGAGGATCACGGTTATGAAATAGAGGGTTTTGATGAACGGGAACTTCTGGAACGGTTGTGTGGAGACGAAGAACTGTGCAAGGAGATTTTGGAATTGTTCTGTGAGCAAATCCCAGTGACCTTGGCTGAATTGCGCGCCGCCTTAATAGCGGAAGACTGGGGGAGACTCGCCCATGTAGCACATACCCTAAAAGGTGCGTCTGCCAACATCAGCGCACGCTCTTTATCTGATGTCGCTGCCGAAATGGAACGAACGGCCCGATCACCTCAGCCCGCCAAGCTGCAGGGCCTGCTCTCACTGATTGAATTGGGCCTGAGTGCTGTAAAGCAGTCCTATGGCCGGTACGGATGGCGAGAGAGCGAGTGA
- a CDS encoding tyrosine-type recombinase/integrase — protein MAVTKRKKGYYIYFRPFKQELVGVTTDARCKTEARQIEMALLKACRTGDYESLDPTTREVCVRMFQNQSWTLPNQLEATVPTSGELTLWEGIQQCLTYPGIKDSSNRERHEQAFLHVARLIGKDRSIKSIWVPDIEAYQVRRLDEGAAPSTVNKEKAALSKMFNVLIKLRLIEVNPAKLVKNLNEKSGEREVYLSHRDFNRIVQQLPPWERPVVQTLYYTGMRRGEALGLTRDRVNLKERMILLRPEDVKERRWKRVSIHRDLVPVLEEVLKVRSIGSDKIFLINGQPPNEDSLRKPWKKAVKELKFDPEPRVHDLRHTWKTNSMRSGMDPEIRESIMGHWFRGKTVAERYGRISDADLLREIDKVTFQHGETEILVSESKKKNPKELVPPSGKMLTNC, from the coding sequence ATGGCGGTAACGAAGAGGAAGAAGGGCTATTACATTTACTTCCGCCCCTTCAAGCAAGAGCTTGTGGGGGTGACAACTGATGCAAGATGCAAAACTGAAGCTCGGCAGATTGAGATGGCACTTTTGAAGGCATGCCGCACTGGAGACTATGAATCTTTGGACCCCACCACACGTGAGGTGTGTGTGCGAATGTTCCAAAACCAGAGTTGGACTCTCCCTAACCAACTGGAGGCTACTGTCCCGACTTCGGGAGAGTTGACCTTATGGGAGGGGATACAGCAGTGCCTCACCTACCCTGGCATAAAGGATTCATCCAATAGGGAACGACACGAGCAAGCGTTTCTTCATGTAGCACGTCTCATAGGCAAAGATCGCAGCATAAAATCCATTTGGGTGCCTGACATTGAAGCGTATCAGGTGCGCCGATTGGATGAGGGCGCGGCTCCATCTACGGTGAACAAAGAGAAGGCAGCGCTCTCAAAGATGTTCAATGTGCTGATCAAGTTGCGGCTCATTGAAGTGAACCCGGCAAAGCTGGTGAAGAATCTCAATGAAAAATCCGGTGAGCGGGAAGTCTATCTGAGCCATAGAGACTTCAACAGGATTGTCCAGCAACTGCCTCCGTGGGAACGTCCCGTTGTCCAAACCCTGTATTACACAGGCATGAGACGAGGAGAGGCTTTAGGACTGACCAGAGATCGGGTGAACCTCAAAGAACGAATGATTCTGTTGAGACCTGAAGACGTGAAGGAACGCAGATGGAAACGCGTTTCCATTCACAGAGATCTGGTTCCTGTATTGGAGGAAGTCCTGAAGGTACGATCCATTGGAAGCGATAAGATTTTCCTGATAAATGGGCAACCCCCAAATGAGGATTCTTTACGCAAGCCATGGAAGAAGGCAGTGAAAGAACTCAAGTTCGATCCAGAGCCCAGAGTCCATGACCTCAGGCACACATGGAAAACGAATTCCATGCGGTCAGGCATGGATCCTGAGATCAGAGAGAGCATCATGGGACACTGGTTTAGAGGAAAGACGGTTGCCGAGCGTTACGGTAGGATCAGCGACGCGGATTTGCTTCGAGAAATAGACAAGGTGACCTTTCAACATGGTGAGACTGAAATATTAGTCTCCGAGTCAAAAAAGAAAAACCCGAAAGAGCTGGTACCTCCTTCGGGAAAAATGTTAACAAATTGTTAA
- a CDS encoding transporter substrate-binding domain-containing protein, which translates to MDYNLTILDNRLFVKKKLLFISLACVLLLCSTSIWASQKEHFVAVGLADAFPYSYMDEKGNAAGIYIDIAKMVSNKTGMELEIKLMEWSSAIEAIEKGTADFLLGILAEDDRNWQFAVSDPHSNIELAYFSYDQLSFPSIPYEPTMQRMNVGIYEMIADMESFIFLPATSKAMISDVDSLFLLLSQKKLNAALCPREIGTSFVKKHSLSSIKVKPYPVLTRKVCFAALKDRKDLVEKLNAGLNTVKNTREYFALISSNSPFCEHKNLDKIPIVNFVFPVIFTLILIAGYASTIFIKKTFGRSALLALFLVCISIEALFIVATYLQDRHAQKQIVHDQMKTLGNLNSMLLANRIKRVKDSMKMIETNPLLTDSSLFSLDKDVPGYQDSGDQVGGQAIFLECLRDIRRPIFGSKETLELRLKKMSTAASLSRGSLLFMVTPVRGFSPQLCSDAVLS; encoded by the coding sequence ATGGATTACAATCTCACCATACTTGATAATCGTTTGTTCGTAAAAAAAAAGCTTTTGTTTATTTCTTTGGCTTGCGTCCTTCTTTTATGCTCGACTAGCATCTGGGCTTCTCAAAAAGAGCATTTTGTAGCTGTTGGATTGGCCGATGCGTTTCCCTATTCCTACATGGATGAAAAAGGAAATGCGGCAGGCATATATATCGATATCGCTAAGATGGTGTCAAATAAGACAGGTATGGAGCTGGAAATCAAGCTGATGGAATGGTCCTCAGCTATTGAAGCCATAGAAAAAGGAACGGCTGATTTTCTGTTAGGCATCCTCGCGGAAGATGATAGAAATTGGCAATTTGCAGTTTCCGATCCGCACTCCAATATAGAGCTCGCTTATTTTTCTTACGATCAACTCTCATTCCCCTCTATTCCTTATGAACCCACTATGCAGAGAATGAATGTAGGAATATACGAGATGATAGCCGATATGGAGAGCTTTATTTTCTTGCCTGCAACATCAAAAGCGATGATTTCGGATGTTGACTCGTTATTTCTTCTGCTATCACAAAAAAAACTCAACGCGGCTCTTTGCCCACGAGAGATAGGAACCTCATTTGTCAAAAAACACAGTTTATCGAGTATTAAAGTTAAGCCGTATCCGGTCTTAACTCGAAAAGTGTGTTTTGCTGCGCTTAAGGACAGAAAAGATTTGGTAGAAAAGCTCAACGCCGGTCTGAATACAGTAAAGAATACTCGTGAATATTTTGCTCTCATCAGTTCAAATTCGCCTTTCTGCGAACATAAAAATTTAGATAAAATACCAATTGTCAATTTCGTTTTTCCCGTTATTTTTACCCTAATATTGATCGCAGGTTATGCTTCTACAATATTTATAAAGAAGACCTTTGGGCGAAGCGCTTTGTTGGCTCTATTTCTCGTATGTATTTCGATTGAAGCACTTTTCATCGTTGCAACTTACTTACAAGATAGACATGCTCAAAAACAAATAGTGCATGATCAAATGAAAACACTGGGGAACCTCAATTCAATGCTCCTGGCCAATCGCATCAAGAGAGTAAAAGATAGCATGAAAATGATTGAGACGAATCCTTTGCTGACCGATTCTTCCCTTTTTTCTCTCGATAAAGATGTCCCCGGATATCAGGACAGTGGCGATCAAGTCGGAGGTCAGGCCATTTTTTTGGAATGCTTGCGTGACATACGTCGTCCAATATTTGGCAGTAAAGAAACTCTGGAGTTGAGGTTGAAGAAGATGTCTACGGCGGCTTCACTATCCCGAGGCTCGCTTTTGTTCATGGTGACTCCCGTGAGGGGCTTTTCTCCACAATTGTGCTCCGATGCGGTCCTTTCCTGA
- a CDS encoding alkaline phosphatase family protein: MKKPKRPVISEKVLVLGIDGLDPRLMKKYVDEGKMPNAKKYIDRGSCREDLVLLGGHPTVTPPMWATLATGCYANVHCVTGFDISSPKGLDWIRYSLDSTSCKAEHVWNCFAEAGKKTLVWHWPGCSWPPTSDSPNLHVVDGTSPGSVGMSFAQFEGEMILGADTKIQEASFFKNVSENAVTPCSITGMDIPDADGYNILELTGARENHNIIVDKTRGSQATPDAPVNIAQSPIKDATDWAKAPAGAKEITMLLSGGLIRRPCLVLKNEKGVYDSVAVYKSKKEVQPLAVLDLGKFVDRIEDEGIRDDKRVDVVRNMKLLELAPDASNLRIYISAAMDKDIKKCVHPAQMYDWIVESAGYAAPTSMLGQQSKELINDIMLNSWYVNADWQAKAITDLIDNHGIEAVFSHFHCIDLQEHMFIRYMSDKGYNKLPPEDYQKFMEDLYVLTDWYFGKFLKYLDQGWSVLIVSDHAQVCSKHDFLLMGDILGISVGLMEELGLTRLKRDEKGNRLPEIDWENTLAIAQRETNIYVNLKGRDAHGIVDPKDKYEVEEEIMTRLYGYRHPKTGKRVIALAVRNKDAVHFGLGGPESGDIVYFMAEGYQWDHADSLSTSWGEADTSVSPAFIAAGKGIKENFKTDRVIRQIDVAATVAALGGVRFPRNCEGAPVYQIFEEEF; encoded by the coding sequence ATGAAAAAACCGAAACGCCCCGTTATTTCAGAAAAAGTTTTGGTACTTGGCATTGATGGTTTAGATCCGAGGTTGATGAAGAAGTATGTTGATGAAGGAAAGATGCCCAATGCTAAAAAATACATTGACCGCGGCTCTTGTCGTGAAGATCTCGTGCTTTTGGGTGGACATCCCACGGTTACACCGCCTATGTGGGCAACGCTCGCCACAGGTTGCTACGCCAATGTGCATTGCGTCACCGGCTTTGATATTTCTTCTCCCAAAGGTCTGGATTGGATCCGCTACAGTCTCGACTCCACAAGCTGCAAGGCTGAGCATGTCTGGAATTGCTTTGCCGAAGCCGGCAAGAAGACCCTCGTCTGGCACTGGCCTGGATGCTCTTGGCCTCCAACCTCCGACAGCCCCAACCTGCATGTCGTTGATGGCACCAGCCCCGGTTCCGTCGGTATGAGCTTCGCGCAGTTTGAGGGCGAGATGATATTGGGTGCGGACACTAAAATCCAGGAGGCGTCGTTCTTCAAGAACGTCAGCGAAAACGCCGTTACCCCGTGCTCTATTACCGGAATGGATATTCCTGATGCCGATGGATACAACATCCTCGAGTTGACCGGGGCGAGAGAAAATCACAACATCATTGTGGACAAAACCCGCGGTTCCCAGGCCACTCCCGATGCACCCGTCAATATCGCCCAATCTCCCATTAAAGATGCCACAGATTGGGCCAAAGCACCGGCTGGTGCCAAGGAAATCACCATGCTGTTGTCAGGAGGTCTGATCCGCAGGCCTTGCTTGGTCCTTAAGAATGAAAAAGGCGTGTATGACAGCGTTGCCGTCTACAAATCGAAGAAAGAGGTGCAGCCGCTAGCTGTTCTGGATTTAGGCAAATTTGTCGATCGCATTGAGGATGAAGGCATCCGCGATGACAAAAGAGTGGACGTGGTTCGCAATATGAAGCTGCTGGAACTGGCTCCCGATGCCTCGAATCTGAGAATTTATATATCCGCTGCCATGGACAAAGACATCAAAAAATGCGTTCATCCCGCCCAAATGTATGATTGGATCGTCGAAAGTGCTGGATATGCCGCTCCCACCTCTATGCTGGGTCAGCAAAGTAAAGAATTGATCAATGATATCATGCTGAACAGCTGGTATGTCAATGCGGACTGGCAAGCAAAAGCGATTACGGACCTGATCGACAATCACGGCATCGAAGCCGTTTTCTCTCATTTCCATTGCATCGACCTGCAGGAGCACATGTTCATTCGTTACATGAGCGATAAGGGCTACAATAAGCTGCCACCGGAAGATTACCAGAAATTCATGGAAGACCTCTATGTCCTGACTGACTGGTATTTTGGCAAGTTTCTGAAATATCTGGATCAAGGCTGGTCGGTCCTAATTGTTTCCGATCATGCACAGGTTTGTTCAAAACACGACTTCCTCCTAATGGGCGACATACTTGGCATCAGCGTTGGCTTGATGGAAGAACTTGGCCTCACGAGATTGAAAAGGGATGAGAAGGGCAACCGGCTGCCAGAAATCGACTGGGAGAATACATTGGCCATTGCCCAAAGGGAGACCAACATCTATGTCAACCTCAAGGGACGTGATGCCCATGGCATCGTCGATCCCAAAGACAAGTATGAGGTTGAAGAAGAGATCATGACCCGTCTTTACGGATATAGACATCCCAAGACAGGAAAACGGGTCATTGCTTTGGCTGTACGAAATAAGGACGCTGTCCACTTTGGTCTTGGCGGGCCTGAATCGGGTGACATCGTCTACTTCATGGCGGAAGGCTACCAATGGGACCACGCAGACAGCCTCTCCACATCCTGGGGTGAAGCCGATACCTCCGTCTCGCCGGCTTTTATAGCTGCCGGAAAAGGGATCAAAGAGAACTTCAAGACGGATCGTGTCATACGCCAAATCGATGTGGCTGCTACTGTAGCCGCTTTGGGCGGAGTCAGATTCCCTAGAAATTGTGAAGGCGCTCCGGTATATCAGATTTTTGAGGAAGAATTTTAG
- a CDS encoding helix-turn-helix domain-containing protein, with translation MNSEGRRENDNDQIGIQRLLSPKEVADILGISVKTVHKLVRDQRLACVQVTSKEKRFTQEQVQEFVRSRTIERPIDRKDLRPVNFPRKGGEKSLGFARTALKQEMQSWR, from the coding sequence ATGAACAGCGAAGGCAGAAGGGAGAATGATAACGACCAGATCGGTATCCAGAGGCTCTTGAGTCCTAAGGAAGTTGCCGACATTTTGGGAATTAGTGTGAAGACGGTCCACAAATTGGTGAGGGACCAAAGACTAGCGTGCGTGCAGGTCACTTCAAAAGAGAAAAGATTTACTCAGGAACAGGTGCAAGAATTTGTCCGATCCCGAACAATCGAAAGACCAATTGACAGAAAGGACCTAAGGCCAGTAAATTTCCCACGGAAAGGAGGCGAGAAATCATTGGGGTTTGCCAGGACCGCTCTCAAACAGGAGATGCAGTCATGGCGGTAA